From uncultured Fusobacterium sp., one genomic window encodes:
- the brnQ gene encoding branched-chain amino acid transport system II carrier protein: MYKKREVILTGFALFAMLFGAGNLIFPPAVGFETGQNWLTAATGFILTGAGFPLMAIIAAAVAGKDLDSFAVRVSAKFSKVFNIALILAIGPLLALPRTGATAFEMIVPQSTENYSVYKFIFLGVFFLITILFSLKSSKVIDRVGAILTPILLIVLAIIIFKGIFSPIGVPSDLHKPETFKYGFLTGYQTMDTLAAIVFSEIILKSIRKDKALTKKQELSFLLQTSVIAIGGLAIVYGGLVYIGATATDVVTGGKGNIELLSSMVILLLGNAGKLILGICVAGACLTTAIGLTATVGDYFSNLLKISYEKIVLFTVVISFIFASFGVDMIVKLAVPVLVFIYPISIVLIALNFFKDFIKNDNTFTGAVIGAGIVSGYETLAGLISLPESIKVLYNSLPLSSIGFAWLIPSIVVGVLFSFIKKK; encoded by the coding sequence ATGTATAAAAAAAGAGAAGTTATACTTACAGGATTTGCATTATTTGCGATGCTTTTTGGAGCAGGAAATCTGATATTTCCCCCTGCTGTAGGATTTGAAACTGGGCAAAATTGGCTGACAGCAGCAACAGGGTTTATTCTTACAGGAGCAGGCTTTCCATTAATGGCAATAATTGCAGCAGCAGTAGCAGGAAAAGATTTGGATAGTTTTGCAGTTAGAGTTTCTGCTAAATTTAGTAAAGTATTTAATATAGCTTTAATTTTAGCAATAGGACCACTTTTAGCACTGCCAAGAACAGGGGCAACAGCCTTTGAAATGATAGTGCCACAAAGTACTGAAAATTATAGTGTATATAAATTTATATTCTTAGGAGTATTCTTTCTTATAACTATTTTATTTTCATTAAAATCAAGTAAGGTAATAGATAGAGTAGGAGCTATATTAACACCAATATTATTAATAGTATTAGCTATAATAATATTTAAAGGTATTTTTTCGCCTATTGGGGTTCCAAGTGATCTACATAAACCAGAAACTTTTAAATATGGTTTTCTTACTGGATATCAAACAATGGATACATTAGCAGCTATTGTTTTCTCAGAGATAATTTTGAAATCTATTAGAAAAGACAAAGCATTAACTAAGAAACAGGAACTTTCATTCCTTTTACAAACTAGTGTTATTGCAATAGGTGGCTTAGCTATTGTATATGGTGGATTAGTTTATATTGGAGCTACAGCAACAGATGTTGTAACTGGTGGAAAGGGAAATATAGAGCTACTATCTTCAATGGTAATTTTACTATTGGGAAATGCAGGAAAGTTAATACTAGGTATATGTGTAGCTGGAGCTTGTTTAACAACAGCAATAGGGCTTACAGCAACAGTTGGAGATTATTTTAGTAATCTATTGAAAATATCTTATGAGAAGATAGTTTTATTTACTGTGGTAATCAGCTTTATATTTGCAAGTTTTGGAGTGGATATGATAGTAAAATTAGCAGTTCCAGTGTTAGTATTTATCTATCCTATCTCAATAGTATTGATAGCCCTTAATTTTTTTAAAGATTTTATAAAAAATGATAATACATTTACAGGAGCGGTTATAGGAGCAGGAATAGTAAGTGGGTATGAAACACTAGCAGGACTAATTTCTCTTCCAGAGAGTATAAAGGTTTTATACAACTCTCTACCTCTTTCAAGTATAGGATTTGCATGGTTAATTCCTAGTATTGTTGTAGGGGTACTGTTTAGTTTTATTAAGAAGAAGTAA
- the brnQ gene encoding branched-chain amino acid transport system II carrier protein — protein MYRKKDIILTGFALFAMLFGAGNLIFPPKVGFDVGEMWEAATLGFFITGIGIPLLAIISAAYAGKDLDDFANRVSPKFSKVFNVVLILAIGPFLALPRTGATAYEMAILPHTNGTDVDMYKYIFLFIYFAVVLMFSIRANAVIERVGKVLTPILIIILAIIIVKGVFFPLGEPVVVETMTNPFKYGFYNGYQTMDTLGAIVFSSIIIKAIRNGRNLTVKQEMKFLSSSSIIAVCGLAVVYGGLLYIGATSNGIFQGAKTTQLLNEIVDRMLGKSGNLILGICVTGACLTTAIGLTATVGDYFSNLLKISYEKIVLFTVVISFIFASFGVDMIVKLAVPVLVFIYPISIVLIALNFFKDFIKNDNTFTGAVIGAGIVSGYETLAGLISLPESIKVLYNSLPLSSIGFAWLIPSIVVGVLFSFIKKK, from the coding sequence ATTTACAGAAAGAAAGATATTATTTTAACAGGATTTGCATTATTTGCAATGTTATTTGGAGCAGGAAATTTGATATTTCCACCTAAAGTAGGATTTGATGTTGGGGAGATGTGGGAAGCAGCTACATTGGGATTTTTTATAACAGGAATAGGGATTCCACTTTTAGCAATTATTTCAGCAGCATATGCAGGTAAAGATTTAGATGATTTTGCTAATAGAGTGTCACCTAAATTTAGTAAGGTATTTAATGTAGTTTTAATATTAGCAATAGGTCCATTTTTAGCATTACCAAGAACAGGAGCAACTGCTTATGAAATGGCAATTTTACCACATACTAATGGAACAGATGTGGATATGTATAAATATATATTCCTTTTTATCTATTTTGCAGTAGTACTTATGTTTTCAATAAGAGCAAATGCTGTAATTGAGAGAGTAGGAAAGGTATTAACTCCTATTTTAATAATAATTCTTGCAATAATAATAGTAAAAGGGGTATTTTTCCCATTAGGAGAACCAGTTGTAGTTGAAACAATGACTAACCCTTTTAAATATGGATTCTATAATGGATATCAAACAATGGACACATTGGGAGCTATTGTATTCTCTAGTATCATAATAAAAGCTATTAGAAATGGAAGAAATCTTACTGTAAAACAAGAGATGAAATTTTTAAGCAGCTCAAGTATAATAGCAGTTTGTGGATTAGCAGTGGTATATGGTGGATTATTATATATTGGTGCTACTTCTAATGGAATATTCCAAGGAGCTAAGACTACACAACTTTTAAATGAGATAGTTGATAGAATGTTAGGAAAATCAGGAAATCTAATTTTAGGAATTTGTGTAACTGGAGCTTGTTTAACAACAGCAATAGGGCTTACAGCAACAGTTGGAGATTATTTTAGTAATCTATTGAAAATATCTTATGAGAAGATAGTTTTATTTACTGTGGTAATCAGCTTTATATTTGCAAGTTTTGGAGTGGATATGATAGTAAAATTAGCAGTTCCAGTGTTAGTATTTATCTATCCTATCTCAATAGTATTGATAGCCCTTAATTTTTTTAAAGATTTTATAAAAAATGATAATACATTTACAGGAGCGGTTATAGGAGCAGGAATAGTAAGTGGGTATGAAACACTAGCAGGACTAATTTCTCTTCCAGAGAGTATAAAGGTTTTATACAACTCTCTACCTCTTTCAAGTATAGGATTTGCATGGTTAATTCCTAGTATTGTTGTAGGGGTACTGTTTAGTTTTATTAAGAAGAAGTAA
- the brnQ gene encoding branched-chain amino acid transport system II carrier protein: protein MYRKKDIILTGFALFAMLFGAGNLIFPPKVGFDVGEMWEAATLGFFITGIGIPLLAIISAAYAGKDLDDFANRVSPKFSKVFNVVLILAIGPFLALPRTGATAYEMAILPHTNGTDVDMYKYIFLFIYFAVVLMFSIRANAVIERVGKVLTPILIIILAIIIVKGVFFPLGEPVVVETMTNPFKYGFYNGYQTMDTLGAIVFSSIIIKAIRNGRNLTVKQEMKFLSSSSIIAVCGLAVVYGGLLYIGATSNGIFQGAKTTQLLNEIVDRMLGKSGNLILGICVTGACLTTAIGLTATVGDYFSKLLNTTYEKVVIVTTIISFIFAGFGVDIIVKISAPILTLIYPIAIVLIILNFFKEQIKSNSIYVGAVVGASLVGAYEMAQVLSINTSEILTVIYRSLPLNTFGLAWILPSIICAVSFKYMFKTR from the coding sequence ATTTACAGAAAGAAAGATATTATTTTAACAGGATTTGCATTATTTGCAATGTTATTTGGAGCAGGAAATTTGATATTTCCACCTAAAGTAGGATTTGATGTTGGGGAGATGTGGGAAGCAGCTACATTGGGATTTTTTATAACAGGAATAGGGATTCCACTTTTAGCAATTATTTCAGCAGCATATGCAGGTAAAGATTTAGATGATTTTGCTAATAGAGTGTCACCTAAATTTAGTAAGGTATTTAATGTAGTTTTAATATTAGCAATAGGTCCATTTTTAGCATTACCAAGAACAGGAGCAACTGCTTATGAAATGGCAATTTTACCACATACTAATGGAACAGATGTGGATATGTATAAATATATATTCCTTTTTATCTATTTTGCAGTAGTACTTATGTTTTCAATAAGAGCAAATGCTGTAATTGAGAGAGTAGGAAAGGTATTAACTCCTATTTTAATAATAATTCTTGCAATAATAATAGTAAAAGGGGTATTTTTCCCATTAGGAGAACCAGTTGTAGTTGAAACAATGACTAACCCTTTTAAATATGGATTCTATAATGGATATCAAACAATGGACACATTGGGAGCTATTGTATTCTCTAGTATCATAATAAAAGCTATTAGAAATGGAAGAAATCTTACTGTAAAACAAGAGATGAAATTTTTAAGCAGCTCAAGTATAATAGCAGTTTGTGGATTAGCAGTGGTATATGGTGGATTATTATATATTGGTGCTACTTCTAATGGAATATTCCAAGGAGCTAAGACTACACAACTTTTAAATGAGATAGTTGATAGAATGTTAGGAAAATCAGGAAACCTAATTTTAGGGATCTGTGTAACTGGAGCTTGTTTAACAACAGCAATAGGACTTACAGCAACAGTTGGAGATTATTTTAGTAAATTATTAAATACAACATATGAAAAAGTTGTAATTGTAACTACAATTATTAGCTTTATATTTGCAGGTTTTGGAGTAGATATAATAGTAAAAATTTCAGCACCTATCTTAACTTTAATCTATCCAATAGCAATAGTTTTAATTATTTTAAACTTCTTTAAGGAGCAAATAAAATCAAATTCAATTTATGTAGGAGCAGTAGTAGGAGCAAGTTTAGTTGGAGCTTATGAAATGGCACAAGTTTTATCAATAAATACAAGTGAAATTTTAACTGTTATATATAGAAGCCTTCCATTAAATACTTTTGGTTTAGCATGGATTCTTCCAAGTATAATTTGTGCTGTTAGTTTTAAATATATGTTTAAAACTAGATAA